The following are encoded together in the Pleurocapsa sp. FMAR1 genome:
- the mutL gene encoding DNA mismatch repair endonuclease MutL: MPCEIQTLPDEVIDLIAAGEVIDSLAAVVRELVENSLDAGANRITISLHPELWQVQVIDNGKGMSLDDLRICAQPHSTSKIRSRKDLWYITSLGFRGEALHSIAQVADLNICSRTKHQLDPVGWKVNYSEGKSQPESAVAIATGTIITVSNLFAKLPVRRRGLPALNQQLKAVQKLIQQIALCHPQITWQIKQNNSPWFYVSPGATAKDVLPQFLRRVSSSDLHHLKIEIPTPFKKDNSASFIVNEQQFNSQIELIMGLPDRCHRHKADWVKVSVNNRYVRSPELEQTILNGMAKTLPRDRFPVCLLHLHTCPSQIDWNRHPAKTEIYLHSLAYWQTETSKAISQALKLNIVNLPAAVGDRRIGKMLKVAEASGKYQVDRHLTEKLEANTPSQLNSLKLKAVAQVNKTYIVAEHSSGVWLVEQHIAHERVLYEQLQSCWELVPLTTPITLEYLRQSQLEQLQKLEINVEPFGENIWAIRNAPKILADRDDCADALIELSWGGDLRSAQVASACRSAIRNGTTLSIKEMQNLLDLWQATRNPRTCPHGRPIYLSLEESSLSRFFRRHWVIGKSHGI; encoded by the coding sequence ATGCCTTGTGAGATTCAAACTTTACCAGATGAGGTGATCGATCTCATCGCTGCGGGAGAGGTCATTGATTCTTTGGCAGCAGTGGTAAGAGAATTGGTAGAAAATTCCCTTGATGCAGGGGCAAATAGAATTACGATTTCTCTGCATCCTGAACTATGGCAAGTTCAGGTAATAGACAATGGCAAGGGAATGTCTTTAGATGATTTAAGAATCTGCGCTCAACCTCACAGCACTAGTAAAATTCGTAGTCGTAAAGATCTTTGGTACATTACTAGTTTGGGATTTAGGGGTGAAGCTCTCCATAGTATTGCTCAAGTAGCAGATTTAAACATTTGTAGCCGTACTAAGCATCAATTAGATCCTGTTGGCTGGAAGGTTAATTATTCTGAGGGTAAATCTCAGCCTGAATCGGCAGTAGCGATCGCCACAGGCACAATTATTACCGTTTCTAACTTGTTTGCCAAGCTTCCTGTACGTCGTCGAGGTTTGCCAGCATTGAATCAGCAGTTAAAGGCAGTTCAAAAACTAATTCAGCAAATTGCCCTGTGTCATCCACAAATCACTTGGCAAATTAAGCAAAATAATAGTCCTTGGTTTTATGTTAGTCCTGGTGCAACCGCTAAAGATGTCCTGCCTCAATTTCTTAGAAGAGTCAGCAGTAGTGACTTACACCATCTCAAAATAGAAATTCCTACTCCTTTTAAAAAGGATAATTCAGCCTCTTTTATAGTTAACGAACAGCAGTTCAATTCCCAAATTGAATTAATCATGGGTTTACCAGATCGCTGCCATCGCCATAAGGCAGACTGGGTAAAAGTTTCAGTCAATAATCGCTATGTGCGATCGCCTGAATTAGAGCAGACTATTCTTAACGGTATGGCAAAAACTCTGCCACGCGATCGCTTTCCTGTATGTTTATTACATCTTCATACCTGTCCTAGCCAAATTGATTGGAATCGTCACCCCGCTAAGACCGAAATTTATCTTCACTCTCTTGCTTATTGGCAGACAGAAACTAGCAAGGCAATTTCGCAAGCCTTAAAGTTAAATATAGTTAATCTTCCTGCTGCGGTGGGCGATCGCCGAATCGGTAAAATGTTGAAGGTAGCCGAAGCTTCAGGCAAATATCAAGTAGATCGCCATCTCACCGAAAAACTTGAAGCAAACACACCTTCTCAACTTAATTCTCTAAAGCTAAAGGCAGTAGCACAAGTCAACAAAACCTATATTGTGGCAGAACATTCTTCTGGAGTATGGCTAGTTGAACAACATATTGCCCATGAAAGAGTATTATACGAGCAGTTACAAAGCTGCTGGGAATTAGTACCTTTAACAACCCCCATTACTTTAGAGTATTTAAGACAATCTCAGCTTGAGCAATTACAGAAACTAGAAATTAACGTCGAACCTTTTGGCGAGAACATTTGGGCAATTCGCAATGCACCCAAAATACTTGCTGATCGAGATGACTGTGCTGATGCTTTAATTGAGTTAAGCTGGGGAGGAGACTTGCGATCGGCTCAAGTAGCTAGTGCCTGTCGTAGCGCAATTCGTAACGGTACAACTTTAAGTATCAAAGAAATGCAAAATCTATTGGATTTATGGCAAGCTACTCGCAATCCTCGCACCTGTCCTCACGGTAGACCGATTTATCTTTCCCTTGAAGAATCTAGCCTCTCGCGCTTTTTTCGTCGCCACTGGGTAATTGGCAAAAGTCATGGCATTTAA
- the cobO gene encoding cob(I)yrinic acid a,c-diamide adenosyltransferase — protein MSGTTVSSEQHKQKMQRRQEVQSKRLAEKTQEKGLIVVNTGNGKGKTTAALGMVIRSLGHGYNVAIVQFIKGAWEPAEKAVLEKWSDQLKFHAMGEGFTWDTQDRDRDIEMATAAWAKGLSYIIDPKYRLVLLDEVNIALKLGYLDVNTVIAGLKQKPADSHVILTGRGAPEELIAIADLATEMTLVKHPFREQGVKAQPGIEF, from the coding sequence ATGAGCGGAACTACAGTTAGCAGTGAACAGCACAAGCAGAAGATGCAACGTCGCCAGGAGGTGCAGTCGAAACGTTTAGCCGAGAAAACCCAAGAAAAGGGTCTAATTGTCGTTAATACGGGCAATGGTAAAGGCAAAACCACTGCTGCTTTGGGAATGGTAATACGATCGCTTGGTCATGGTTACAACGTGGCAATTGTACAGTTTATTAAAGGAGCATGGGAACCTGCCGAAAAAGCGGTACTAGAGAAATGGTCAGATCAGCTAAAATTTCACGCCATGGGCGAAGGATTTACCTGGGATACCCAAGATCGAGATCGAGACATAGAAATGGCAACTGCTGCTTGGGCAAAGGGATTGAGCTATATTATTGACCCCAAATATAGATTAGTGCTGCTAGATGAGGTCAATATCGCCTTAAAGCTAGGATATTTAGACGTTAATACTGTAATTGCAGGTTTAAAACAAAAGCCAGCAGATTCTCACGTAATTTTGACAGGCAGAGGCGCACCTGAAGAATTAATTGCGATCGCTGATTTAGCAACAGAAATGACGTTAGTTAAACATCCATTTCGTGAACAAGGAGTTAAAGCCCAGCCTGGAATCGAATTTTAG
- the dxr gene encoding 1-deoxy-D-xylulose-5-phosphate reductoisomerase, whose protein sequence is MKAITILGSTGSIGTQTLDIVTDNPDKFRVVGLAAGSNVALLAKQIDKFQPEIVALGNEKKLAQLKEAIAFLPNKPQILVGQEGICEVARYGDAQSVVTGIVGCAGLLPTIAAIEAGKDIALANKETLIAGAPVVLPLVKKHQVKLLPADSEHSAIFQCLQGIPEGGLRRIILTASGGSFRDLPIEKLASVTVKDALKHPNWSMGQKITIDSATLMNKGLEVIEAHYLFDVDYDRIDIVIHPQSIIHSLIEVQDTSVLAQLGWADMRLPLLYALSWPERIFTEWEQLDLVKAGDLTFREPDHKKYPCMQLAYAAGRAGGLMPAVLNAANEQAVALFLSEKIDFLNIPRLIEQVCDRFGTQNTAQPNLDDILAADRWARQAILDAQIAIA, encoded by the coding sequence ATGAAAGCAATTACTATTTTGGGGTCTACTGGTTCTATTGGCACACAAACCCTGGATATTGTTACTGATAATCCTGATAAATTTCGGGTGGTGGGTTTAGCCGCAGGGAGTAATGTTGCTCTTTTAGCTAAACAAATTGATAAGTTTCAGCCAGAAATAGTTGCTTTAGGCAATGAAAAAAAGTTGGCACAATTAAAAGAGGCGATCGCTTTTTTGCCCAATAAGCCTCAGATATTGGTTGGTCAAGAAGGCATTTGTGAAGTCGCTCGTTACGGCGATGCCCAAAGCGTAGTTACAGGAATTGTCGGCTGTGCGGGTTTATTGCCCACCATTGCAGCTATCGAAGCTGGGAAAGATATTGCTTTAGCTAACAAAGAAACTTTGATTGCAGGTGCGCCTGTAGTCTTACCCCTGGTCAAAAAACATCAGGTTAAGCTACTTCCTGCTGATTCAGAACATTCGGCAATTTTTCAATGTCTTCAGGGTATTCCCGAAGGAGGGTTACGACGTATTATTTTGACCGCTTCAGGGGGGTCTTTTCGGGATTTGCCCATCGAGAAATTAGCCTCGGTGACGGTTAAAGATGCCCTCAAGCACCCTAACTGGTCAATGGGACAAAAAATTACGATTGATTCAGCAACGCTGATGAACAAAGGCTTGGAGGTAATCGAGGCACATTATTTATTTGACGTTGATTACGATCGCATTGATATTGTTATTCATCCCCAGAGTATTATCCATTCGCTCATTGAAGTTCAGGATACTTCTGTCTTAGCACAGTTGGGCTGGGCTGATATGCGTTTACCTTTACTTTATGCCCTATCTTGGCCAGAAAGAATCTTTACCGAATGGGAACAGTTAGATTTAGTTAAAGCAGGGGACTTGACTTTTCGTGAGCCTGACCACAAAAAATATCCCTGTATGCAGCTTGCTTATGCTGCGGGAAGAGCAGGGGGATTGATGCCTGCGGTTTTGAATGCAGCTAATGAACAGGCGGTGGCGTTATTTTTGAGCGAGAAAATTGACTTTTTAAATATTCCTCGTTTAATTGAGCAAGTTTGCGATCGCTTTGGTACTCAAAACACTGCTCAACCTAACTTAGATGATATTTTAGCTGCCGATCGCTGGGCAAGACAAGCAATTTTAGATGCCCAAATTGCGATCGCCTAA
- a CDS encoding NYN domain-containing protein, whose protein sequence is MDFLNSQLYFLSKTLTPSGAILLDVENFPFQLDLTQYLKAYCQYPITIKFAVANWLNNSISKLDKYLYQQGYQLIHVPQGKNSADAQILTLGSSLLLQFPQVKEVVIVSHDSIFDCLHQNLPRQGCSTYKVYQHSRNIYLHNFIDNRTSVISTVSHLGDKSRPTKEPNIEQSIQSKIALTLNKLTQISSEPVTLSQLSQQFKHDYQQSISEVLKSNKIGKSALNFIKQSCVNQIKIKQENKTHYLLLKE, encoded by the coding sequence ATGGATTTTTTAAATTCACAACTATATTTTCTGTCTAAAACATTAACTCCTTCGGGAGCTATCTTATTAGATGTAGAAAACTTTCCCTTCCAGTTAGACTTGACACAATATCTCAAAGCATATTGTCAATATCCAATAACTATTAAGTTTGCAGTCGCCAATTGGCTGAACAATAGTATTTCCAAACTAGATAAATATTTATATCAACAAGGATATCAATTAATTCATGTACCCCAGGGAAAAAATTCTGCTGATGCTCAAATTTTGACTTTAGGTAGTTCTTTGTTATTACAATTTCCTCAAGTAAAAGAAGTAGTAATAGTTTCTCACGACTCTATTTTTGATTGTTTACATCAAAATTTACCAAGGCAAGGATGCAGCACGTACAAAGTGTATCAGCATTCACGAAATATTTATCTACACAATTTTATTGATAATCGCACTTCGGTAATATCTACAGTTTCTCATCTTGGTGATAAATCACGACCCACTAAAGAGCCAAATATAGAACAGTCAATTCAAAGCAAAATCGCCTTAACTTTAAATAAACTTACACAAATATCAAGCGAACCAGTTACCTTATCACAGCTTTCTCAGCAATTTAAGCATGACTATCAACAGTCAATATCAGAAGTTCTTAAAAGCAATAAAATTGGCAAATCTGCTTTGAATTTTATTAAACAAAGCTGTGTCAATCAAATTAAAATTAAGCAAGAAAATAAAACTCATTATCTTTTGCTAAAAGAATAA
- a CDS encoding NAD(+) kinase — protein MELKRAIIAYKAGDKNSRQWAEKCARELETRNCQVLIGPSGIKDNPYPVFLASSVVKIDLAIILGGDGTVLAAARQLAPERIPILAVNVGGHLGFLTEPFELFQDSEQIWDRLQSDLYAVHKRMMLQAQLYEGGTQLTSVSEIFYCLNEMCIKPASIDRMPTSVLELEADGQVVDQYSGDGLLVSTPTGSTGYTVSANGPILHPDLWAIAVTPICPLSLSGRPLVLPPGSVVSVCPIRDYEVNTKLWTDGALGTTVWPGQRVVIKMANCHAHFIILRESYSFYDTLREKLQWAGTRVHYKDKKSFYQK, from the coding sequence GTGGAATTAAAACGCGCAATTATTGCCTACAAAGCAGGAGACAAGAATAGCAGACAGTGGGCAGAAAAATGTGCCAGAGAGCTAGAAACTCGTAACTGTCAGGTTTTAATCGGACCAAGCGGTATCAAAGATAATCCCTATCCTGTCTTTTTGGCTTCTTCAGTGGTCAAAATTGACCTGGCAATAATTTTGGGCGGAGATGGGACGGTTTTGGCTGCTGCCAGACAACTAGCTCCTGAGAGGATACCTATTTTGGCGGTAAATGTGGGAGGACATTTGGGTTTTTTGACCGAACCCTTTGAATTATTTCAAGATAGTGAACAGATATGGGATCGTTTGCAGTCAGATCTTTATGCCGTGCATAAACGCATGATGCTACAGGCGCAGCTATATGAGGGAGGAACACAATTAACCTCCGTCAGCGAAATATTTTATTGCCTTAATGAGATGTGCATTAAACCTGCTAGTATCGATCGGATGCCTACTTCGGTTTTGGAACTGGAGGCAGATGGACAGGTAGTAGATCAATATAGCGGTGATGGTCTATTAGTTTCAACTCCTACAGGCTCTACGGGCTATACTGTCTCAGCTAATGGTCCTATTTTACATCCAGATCTGTGGGCGATCGCCGTTACGCCGATATGTCCTCTTAGTCTGTCTGGTCGTCCATTGGTTTTGCCCCCTGGTAGCGTAGTTAGCGTCTGTCCAATTAGAGACTATGAGGTTAATACTAAGCTGTGGACAGATGGTGCTTTGGGGACAACGGTTTGGCCTGGTCAAAGAGTAGTGATTAAAATGGCAAATTGTCACGCGCATTTTATTATTTTGCGAGAAAGCTATTCTTTTTATGACACCCTTAGAGAAAAACTACAGTGGGCAGGTACTAGGGTGCATTATAAAGATAAAAAAAGCTTTTACCAAAAATGA
- a CDS encoding phosphomannomutase/phosphoglucomutase encodes MNNIDWKKLQNGSDIRGVALEGVADEAVNLTSDVAKTLGNAFVQWLKGQANKPEEEITIAVGRDSRLSGNALSQSAIEGIALAGCKVYDFDIASTPAMFMSTVTDGFNCDGAIMLTASHLPFNRNGLKFFTPQGGLGKPDITAILAIAEAEELTIGAAKGEATKRDFMTIYAARLVETVRQGVNNLDNFEQPLTGLKIVVDAGNGAGGFYVDRVLKPLGADTTGSQFLDPDGTFPNHVPNPENKEAMEAICKAVVDHQADLGIIFDTDVDRAAAVDRQGNELNRNRMIALIAAIVLREHPGSTIVTDSITSDGLTQFIEQQLGGKHHRFRRGYKNVINESIRLDNSGEESWLAIETSGHGAMKENYFLDDGAYLATKLLVELARTKLQGKLITDLTSSLQEPAASEEFRLKIKTADFQTYGNNVIEQLKEFANTQADWETVPNNYEGVRIACKSEDEAGWFLLRLSLHDPVIPLNIESNAAQGISKIAARLLEFLQGFELLDLSALKSYL; translated from the coding sequence ATGAATAACATCGACTGGAAAAAGCTGCAAAATGGCTCTGATATTCGTGGAGTTGCCCTAGAGGGCGTTGCTGATGAGGCGGTTAATTTAACTTCTGATGTAGCTAAAACTCTTGGTAATGCTTTTGTCCAGTGGCTAAAGGGACAGGCTAATAAACCAGAGGAGGAGATAACAATTGCAGTGGGGCGAGATAGCCGTTTATCTGGAAACGCCCTGAGTCAGTCCGCGATCGAGGGAATTGCGCTCGCAGGATGTAAAGTTTATGACTTCGATATTGCCTCTACTCCCGCTATGTTTATGAGTACCGTCACAGATGGATTTAACTGTGATGGGGCAATTATGCTCACCGCTAGTCATTTACCCTTTAACCGTAATGGGCTGAAGTTTTTTACTCCCCAAGGTGGTTTAGGAAAACCAGATATTACCGCTATTTTGGCGATCGCCGAAGCCGAAGAACTAACTATCGGTGCAGCCAAAGGAGAAGCTACCAAGCGAGATTTTATGACTATTTATGCAGCCAGGTTAGTCGAGACTGTTCGTCAGGGAGTAAATAACCTTGATAACTTTGAGCAACCCTTGACAGGCTTAAAAATAGTGGTAGATGCGGGGAATGGTGCAGGAGGATTTTATGTAGATCGAGTCCTAAAACCTCTAGGGGCAGATACGACAGGTAGCCAGTTTCTCGATCCTGATGGTACGTTTCCCAATCATGTTCCCAATCCAGAAAACAAAGAAGCAATGGAGGCAATTTGTAAGGCTGTTGTCGATCATCAAGCCGATTTAGGAATTATATTTGATACGGATGTAGATCGCGCAGCAGCCGTAGACCGCCAGGGAAATGAGCTAAATCGAAACCGCATGATTGCCTTAATTGCAGCAATTGTCTTACGAGAACATCCAGGCTCAACTATAGTCACCGATTCAATAACCTCAGACGGCTTAACTCAATTTATTGAACAGCAGCTAGGGGGGAAACATCATCGTTTTAGACGAGGATATAAAAACGTGATTAATGAATCGATTAGGCTAGATAATTCTGGAGAGGAATCTTGGCTGGCAATTGAAACCTCTGGACATGGGGCAATGAAGGAAAATTATTTTCTTGATGATGGGGCATATCTAGCCACAAAACTGTTAGTTGAATTAGCCAGAACTAAATTGCAGGGAAAACTAATTACAGATCTGACTAGCAGTTTACAAGAGCCAGCAGCCAGCGAAGAATTTCGCTTAAAGATAAAGACTGCTGATTTTCAGACTTACGGTAATAATGTAATCGAGCAGTTAAAAGAGTTTGCCAATACTCAAGCAGATTGGGAGACTGTACCCAACAACTATGAAGGAGTAAGAATAGCTTGCAAATCTGAGGACGAAGCTGGCTGGTTTTTATTGCGCTTATCTCTTCACGATCCTGTTATTCCCTTAAATATTGAGTCCAACGCTGCCCAGGGTATAAGTAAAATAGCAGCTAGACTACTAGAGTTTTTGCAAGGCTTTGAATTATTAGATTTATCAGCTTTGAAAAGCTATTTGTAG
- a CDS encoding calcium-binding protein: MATYIGNSESEDFRFIFPLSAENDEMDGREGDDTIDGYLGNDTLLGFDGNDNINGGEGDDYVAGEDGDDTLLGYNGLDTLSGGEGDDLLSGELDGDILFGFNGDDTLDGGDGDDQLFGEADNDTLLGSSGNDILVGGDGNDILEGEAGDDLLNGGLGADTFVFATILGTGVDTIQDFYFQEDDKIEVVAEGFGINTDEIDRFTYDQGSGEVSFDGEAFAIIEGNVNFVPFEDINIV; this comes from the coding sequence ATGGCTACATATATTGGTAATTCAGAAAGCGAAGATTTCCGATTCATTTTTCCCTTAAGTGCCGAAAATGATGAAATGGATGGTCGTGAGGGAGACGATACTATAGATGGTTACTTGGGTAATGATACTCTTCTAGGCTTTGATGGAAACGATAATATTAATGGTGGAGAAGGTGATGATTATGTAGCTGGAGAAGATGGTGACGACACTTTACTTGGCTACAATGGTCTAGATACTCTCTCAGGGGGGGAAGGTGATGATTTACTTTCTGGAGAATTAGATGGAGATATTCTCTTTGGCTTCAATGGAGACGATACTTTAGATGGTGGAGATGGTGACGATCAACTCTTTGGGGAAGCTGATAATGATACTTTATTAGGGAGTTCGGGTAATGATATTTTGGTCGGTGGCGATGGGAACGATATCTTAGAAGGAGAGGCAGGAGATGATCTTCTTAATGGAGGTTTAGGGGCAGATACTTTTGTCTTTGCCACTATTTTAGGTACGGGAGTTGACACTATTCAGGACTTTTACTTTCAAGAAGATGACAAGATTGAAGTAGTTGCCGAAGGATTTGGTATAAATACCGATGAGATAGATCGCTTTACCTACGATCAAGGTTCAGGAGAAGTATCATTTGATGGCGAAGCTTTTGCCATTATCGAAGGGAACGTTAATTTTGTTCCTTTTGAAGATATTAATATTGTTTAG
- a CDS encoding class I SAM-dependent methyltransferase, translating into MTISTDKLKPDWAGEDLLSRFVNLLIQTKPIYRVMQHQARQVLIKTAEKNGIPWRKNYQELEQSGAKELLDSLTNKDLVYPDYYQVPFHAYDEGNLCWQAAFEAPSATYSMGLRVWKDEDITWQTAQQRLRHSFYQVLEQYTPETITDILDLGCSVGISTLELHRYFSEKQKNAINTIGLDLSPYMLAVAKTTDAQQEIAQWLHGRGESTKLADNSLDLVTLQFVIHELPNQATQKIFKEVLRILKPGGVMGIVDNNPASAVIQSLPPVLFTLMKSTEPWSDDYYTFDVEAAVTKAGFDYQTTVASDPRHRTIIGTKPS; encoded by the coding sequence GTGACAATTTCTACCGATAAATTAAAACCAGATTGGGCAGGAGAAGATCTACTTTCCCGCTTTGTTAACCTGCTAATTCAAACCAAGCCAATATACAGAGTGATGCAGCATCAAGCGCGACAGGTATTGATCAAAACTGCTGAAAAAAACGGTATTCCCTGGCGCAAGAATTATCAGGAATTAGAACAGTCTGGGGCAAAGGAATTATTAGACTCCCTGACCAATAAAGATTTAGTTTATCCCGACTACTATCAAGTACCTTTTCATGCCTACGATGAAGGCAATTTGTGTTGGCAAGCAGCTTTTGAGGCTCCTTCTGCAACTTACTCTATGGGGTTAAGAGTCTGGAAAGATGAAGATATCACTTGGCAAACAGCACAGCAAAGATTGCGCCATAGTTTTTATCAAGTATTAGAACAATATACACCAGAAACAATTACAGATATTTTAGATTTAGGTTGTTCTGTAGGTATCTCCACTCTAGAATTGCATCGCTATTTTTCCGAGAAACAAAAGAATGCAATCAACACCATTGGTTTAGATTTATCTCCCTATATGTTGGCAGTAGCAAAAACTACTGATGCTCAACAAGAAATCGCTCAATGGCTGCATGGCAGGGGAGAATCTACAAAATTAGCGGATAATTCTCTGGATTTAGTTACCCTACAATTTGTCATTCATGAGTTACCCAACCAAGCAACTCAAAAAATCTTTAAGGAAGTATTACGCATTCTCAAACCAGGGGGTGTAATGGGAATTGTGGATAATAATCCCGCCTCTGCTGTAATTCAAAGTTTACCCCCAGTACTGTTTACCCTCATGAAAAGCACTGAACCTTGGAGTGATGACTATTATACTTTTGATGTAGAAGCGGCAGTCACTAAAGCGGGTTTTGATTATCAAACTACCGTGGCTAGCGATCCTCGCCATCGGACAATTATTGGTACTAAACCAAGCTGA
- a CDS encoding molecular chaperone DnaJ: METIAQIKSQLEQIERQEKVNQQEQAKVNQRIVELETKLQEKQQLRNQLDEEALRLYTQAEELRPKLSKLKRIANLSQEFLELHAECQDNQDLLNTLYSSVSNISVEDDQQTALNQPIISLDTYAVVSETPEIPETNPNSYANYSISIDEIRQALPNAEKMYQQLVARNLEEYKTYQNYIVDGLDLIWYAVAFALFGRSSYLKMSFKYHPDLDGSEKAMQLINTAWAISQNFVEDSTSKGTVKSL; the protein is encoded by the coding sequence ATGGAGACTATTGCCCAAATAAAGTCTCAGCTAGAGCAGATTGAGCGACAGGAAAAAGTTAATCAGCAAGAACAAGCAAAGGTTAATCAACGTATAGTCGAGTTGGAAACAAAGCTACAGGAGAAACAACAGCTTCGTAATCAGCTTGATGAAGAGGCTTTAAGGCTGTATACCCAAGCTGAGGAATTAAGACCTAAACTAAGTAAATTAAAGCGTATTGCTAATTTATCCCAAGAGTTTTTAGAACTACACGCCGAATGTCAAGATAATCAAGATTTATTAAATACTTTATATTCTTCTGTTTCTAATATCTCAGTAGAGGACGACCAGCAAACGGCTCTCAATCAACCTATCATTAGTTTAGATACATACGCGGTTGTTTCAGAAACTCCAGAAATTCCCGAAACTAATCCCAACAGCTACGCCAATTACTCAATTTCCATTGATGAAATTAGGCAAGCATTACCTAATGCCGAAAAGATGTATCAGCAGCTAGTAGCTCGTAACCTAGAAGAATATAAAACCTATCAAAATTATATTGTCGATGGTTTAGATCTAATTTGGTATGCAGTAGCCTTTGCGCTTTTTGGACGTTCTTCGTATCTTAAAATGAGCTTTAAATATCATCCAGATTTGGATGGCTCAGAAAAAGCGATGCAGCTAATCAATACAGCTTGGGCTATTTCCCAAAACTTTGTGGAGGACTCTACATCAAAGGGGACTGTTAAAAGTCTTTAA